The Mesorhizobium sp. NBSH29 genome has a segment encoding these proteins:
- a CDS encoding ABC transporter ATP-binding protein, producing MNIQTAPAQAQAKASMKLNNVTVDFPIYNAKSRSLKNQMISMATGGTISANPEGVVVIRGLDNVSFDIKEGERVGLVGHNGSGKTTLLRVMSGVYHPSGGSFYARGKTTSLINISLGIDPEATGRENIGIRGALLGFRKKELAARQVEIEEFSELGSFLDMPVRTYSSGMQLRLAFSISTVIQPEILIMDEWLATGDEGFKDKANAHLKQLVDKTKILIVASHSRDLLERNCTRIIWLEHGKVRMDADPETVTDAYFGKHTE from the coding sequence ATGAATATTCAAACCGCTCCTGCTCAGGCCCAAGCCAAGGCTTCGATGAAGCTCAACAACGTCACGGTCGATTTCCCGATCTACAATGCTAAAAGCCGATCACTGAAGAACCAGATGATCAGCATGGCAACGGGCGGCACGATCAGTGCAAACCCCGAGGGTGTCGTTGTCATCCGCGGCCTCGACAATGTCAGTTTCGACATCAAGGAAGGCGAGCGCGTAGGGCTCGTTGGCCACAACGGATCTGGTAAGACCACATTGCTGCGTGTCATGAGCGGGGTCTACCATCCTTCGGGTGGCAGCTTCTATGCGAGAGGCAAGACGACCTCGCTGATCAACATTTCACTTGGAATTGACCCTGAAGCGACCGGGCGCGAAAACATCGGCATCCGTGGTGCGCTTCTAGGTTTCAGAAAGAAGGAACTAGCTGCACGGCAGGTGGAAATCGAGGAGTTTTCGGAGCTGGGAAGTTTCCTCGACATGCCGGTCCGGACTTATTCGTCAGGCATGCAGTTGAGGCTGGCTTTTTCCATTTCGACCGTCATCCAGCCCGAAATCCTGATCATGGACGAGTGGCTTGCCACCGGCGACGAAGGCTTCAAGGACAAAGCAAACGCACATCTGAAACAACTCGTGGACAAAACCAAGATCCTCATTGTGGCCAGTCATTCTCGCGACCTCCTAGAGCGCAACTGCACACGGATCATCTGGCTCGAACATGGCAAGGTGCGCATGGATGCCGATCCGGAGACGGTGACCGATGCCTATTTCGGAAAGCATACCGAATAG
- a CDS encoding ABC transporter permease, with the protein MGWQDVAQRYRRSSLGAFWLTINMSVLIAALGLVFGTIFKTPMSEFLPFICVGLIVWTYYSSVINEGCTTFVSSSDTMLQLPIPFFTYILRTWWRNTVISAHNIIILPVVLLIFGKFFSVSALLAIPGFMLTSINLLWMMVILAVLCTRYRDLTQIVQNIMQVGMYVTPIMWQPSQMQGQGNASLMLDLNPFYHLVSIIREPLLGGTGSMLNWGAAAGMAIIGWILALLLLNKYRSRVTYWL; encoded by the coding sequence TTGGGCTGGCAGGATGTGGCGCAGCGTTATCGCCGCTCAAGCCTTGGCGCCTTCTGGCTGACTATCAACATGAGCGTGCTGATCGCCGCGCTTGGCCTAGTTTTTGGAACCATCTTCAAAACGCCTATGTCGGAGTTTTTGCCGTTCATTTGCGTCGGCCTGATTGTGTGGACGTATTATTCATCAGTGATCAACGAAGGCTGCACAACATTTGTGAGCAGCAGCGACACGATGCTCCAGCTTCCAATACCGTTTTTCACTTACATCTTGCGGACATGGTGGCGAAACACCGTGATATCGGCACACAACATCATCATCTTGCCCGTTGTCCTCCTTATTTTCGGGAAGTTTTTTTCCGTCAGCGCGCTGCTGGCGATCCCAGGTTTCATGCTCACTTCGATCAATCTTCTTTGGATGATGGTTATCCTGGCCGTGCTTTGCACCCGTTATCGGGACCTGACCCAGATTGTCCAAAATATTATGCAGGTCGGGATGTATGTCACGCCTATCATGTGGCAACCGAGCCAGATGCAAGGTCAGGGAAACGCCTCACTGATGCTTGATCTCAACCCGTTTTATCACCTTGTCAGCATTATCCGAGAGCCACTGCTTGGTGGCACCGGCTCAATGCTGAATTGGGGTGCCGCTGCCGGAATGGCAATCATTGGCTGGATTCTGGCGCTTCTCCTTCTTAACAAATACCGTTCGCGTGTGACTTACTGGCTATGA
- the rfbD gene encoding dTDP-4-dehydrorhamnose reductase — protein sequence MRILVAGQCGQVATALSKLTASDIAIVCAGRPELDIRDLTTIRQAISREKPDVLVNAAAYTAVDKAETDIDTAFAINADGAGNVAKAAFEAGLPVIHISTDYVFPGDNSSPYVETDPVAPTGVYGRSKLAGEAAVLAANAHSAILRTAWVYSPWGGNFLKTMLRLAETRDAVNVVADQYGNPTYAPDIAEGIVAAVQGLLADADGTRGVFHMTALGEATWADFAEAIFTASREFGGPSADVGRITTAEYSTPAQRPANSRLDSTLFRQTFGYTLPDWRERVPACIAALMV from the coding sequence ATGCGCATTCTGGTGGCAGGCCAATGCGGCCAGGTGGCAACCGCGCTTTCGAAGCTGACCGCCAGCGATATTGCCATCGTCTGCGCTGGCAGGCCCGAACTTGATATTCGCGACCTGACCACCATCCGTCAGGCGATCTCCCGCGAAAAGCCAGACGTCTTGGTGAATGCAGCTGCTTACACGGCAGTGGACAAAGCAGAGACCGACATTGACACCGCTTTTGCCATCAACGCCGACGGCGCAGGCAATGTCGCAAAGGCAGCTTTTGAAGCGGGTCTGCCGGTCATTCACATTTCTACCGACTATGTCTTCCCGGGTGACAATTCATCTCCTTATGTCGAAACCGATCCGGTAGCGCCAACAGGCGTCTACGGACGCTCAAAGCTCGCGGGCGAAGCGGCCGTTCTTGCCGCCAACGCCCATAGCGCAATCTTACGCACCGCGTGGGTGTACTCCCCTTGGGGCGGCAACTTCCTGAAGACCATGTTGCGGCTGGCTGAAACGCGAGACGCGGTCAATGTCGTGGCTGATCAGTATGGCAACCCGACCTATGCACCAGATATCGCAGAGGGCATCGTTGCCGCGGTGCAGGGATTGTTGGCCGATGCCGATGGCACACGCGGCGTTTTCCACATGACGGCGCTCGGCGAAGCCACATGGGCTGATTTCGCTGAAGCGATTTTCACCGCTTCGCGCGAATTTGGCGGACCCAGCGCAGATGTGGGGCGGATTACTACGGCAGAGTACTCAACTCCTGCGCAACGACCGGCCAATTCCCGTCTCGACAGCACCCTGTTCAGACAAACGTTCGGCTATACGCTGCCAGACTGGCGCGAGCGCGTCCCAGCCTGCATAGCTGCACTCATGGTATAA
- the rfbB gene encoding dTDP-glucose 4,6-dehydratase, translating to MNILVTGGAGFIGSAVCRHLVSNPDINVVNVDKLTYAGNLESLSRIQNFPNYRFIQADICDDKAILTILRDENIDAVMHLAAESHVDRSIDGPAEFIETNIIGTFRMLNATLTYWRGLEEPRKSGFRFHHVSTDEVFGDLPFDSGIFTEETPYKPSSPYSASKAASDHLVRAWHETYGLPVVLSNCSNNYGPFHFPEKLIPLVILNAMHERELPVFGNGGNVRDWLYVEDHARALALVMTKGALGESYNIGGRAERTNLFVVETICDLLDRKRPRAGGRSYRDLIKFVTDRPGHDRRYAIDPSKIERELGWASEETFESGLGKTVDWYLENEWWWRPIREKSYSGERLGTNATSAAE from the coding sequence ATGAACATTCTCGTAACTGGTGGTGCCGGGTTCATCGGATCGGCGGTCTGTCGCCATCTGGTTAGCAACCCAGACATCAACGTCGTCAACGTCGATAAACTGACTTATGCTGGCAATCTGGAATCGCTGTCGCGCATTCAGAACTTTCCTAATTACCGGTTCATTCAGGCCGACATATGCGACGACAAGGCGATCCTGACTATCCTGCGCGACGAAAACATCGATGCGGTAATGCATCTCGCCGCTGAAAGCCATGTCGATCGCTCGATCGATGGGCCCGCGGAGTTTATCGAGACCAACATTATCGGCACTTTCCGCATGCTCAACGCAACACTTACTTATTGGCGAGGGCTGGAAGAGCCACGCAAATCCGGGTTCCGGTTCCATCATGTCTCTACCGATGAAGTGTTCGGAGACCTGCCCTTCGATAGCGGGATATTCACTGAGGAAACGCCCTACAAGCCGTCTTCGCCCTATTCGGCCTCGAAGGCTGCATCCGATCATCTTGTCCGCGCCTGGCACGAGACCTATGGCCTTCCGGTAGTGCTGTCTAACTGCTCTAACAATTACGGACCGTTCCATTTCCCCGAAAAGCTGATCCCTTTGGTTATTCTCAATGCGATGCATGAGCGCGAGCTGCCGGTGTTTGGCAATGGCGGCAACGTGCGCGACTGGCTCTATGTCGAGGACCATGCTCGCGCTTTGGCGTTGGTGATGACCAAGGGCGCGCTTGGCGAAAGCTACAATATTGGCGGTCGGGCGGAGCGCACCAATCTGTTCGTGGTGGAGACCATTTGCGACCTGTTGGACAGGAAACGCCCTCGTGCGGGTGGCAGATCCTATCGCGACCTGATCAAATTTGTCACCGATCGGCCTGGCCATGACCGCCGCTATGCGATTGATCCGAGCAAGATTGAGCGAGAGCTCGGATGGGCGTCGGAAGAAACGTTTGAAAGCGGGCTGGGCAAAACCGTCGACTGGTACCTTGAGAACGAATGGTGGTGGCGCCCGATCCGTGAAAAATCCTATTCGGGCGAGCGGCTCGGCACCAACGCGACGTCTGCGGCTGAGTGA
- the rfbC gene encoding dTDP-4-dehydrorhamnose 3,5-epimerase produces the protein MIDVRSLGLDGVVEITPKKFGDDRGFFSETYNAQTMTASGIDLTFVQDNHSLSASKGVVRGLHYQLPPFAQDKLVRVIRGSILDVAVDIRRGSATFGKWVSLEVSASKWNQILVPKGFAHGFMTLEDDTEVIYKVTGYYSAAHDRGIRFDDPGIGIEWPEMQNGVQLSDKDQKAPSLADAEVFPEGYQ, from the coding sequence ATGATTGACGTTCGCTCCCTCGGTCTTGACGGCGTGGTCGAAATCACGCCGAAGAAATTTGGCGACGATCGCGGCTTCTTTTCCGAGACATATAATGCGCAGACGATGACCGCGAGTGGCATCGACCTGACTTTTGTGCAGGACAATCATTCGCTGTCGGCGTCCAAGGGCGTGGTACGCGGGCTACACTACCAATTGCCGCCGTTTGCACAGGACAAGCTAGTGCGCGTGATCCGTGGCTCCATCCTCGACGTCGCTGTGGACATCCGCCGTGGCTCGGCTACCTTCGGAAAATGGGTTTCGCTCGAAGTTTCGGCTTCCAAGTGGAACCAGATTCTGGTGCCAAAGGGATTCGCCCATGGTTTCATGACGCTCGAAGACGATACTGAGGTCATCTATAAGGTGACCGGCTACTATTCAGCCGCCCATGACCGCGGCATTCGCTTTGACGACCCCGGCATCGGCATCGAATGGCCTGAAATGCAAAATGGGGTTCAACTGTCCGACAAGGACCAGAAGGCACCGAGCCTGGCTGACGCTGAAGTTTTCCCTGAGGGATATCAATGA
- the rfbA gene encoding glucose-1-phosphate thymidylyltransferase RfbA has protein sequence MKGIILAGGSGTRLYPLTIAVSKQILPIYDKPMIYYPLSVLMLAGIQEILIISTPHDLPVFRNLLGDGSEFGVNFSYAEQPQPNGLAEAFIIGRDFIGNDSVAMILGDNIYFGDGLSRMCREAVARPSGASVFAYHVEDPQRYGVVEFDRKTQRVLSIEEKPEQPKSSWAVTGLYFYDNSVVDIASKVKPSSRGELEITAVNNAYLERGDLHVQLLGRGYAWLDTGTHDSLHEASSFVRTIEHRQGIKIACPEEIGLENGWVGVDRVRARADKMGKTEYAAYLRRRAAEFSQQ, from the coding sequence ATGAAGGGCATTATACTTGCAGGCGGAAGCGGTACGCGCCTCTACCCCTTGACCATTGCGGTCTCGAAACAGATTCTCCCTATCTACGACAAGCCAATGATCTATTACCCGCTTAGTGTTCTTATGCTGGCGGGAATCCAGGAAATCTTGATCATCTCGACGCCCCACGACTTGCCTGTGTTCAGGAACTTGCTCGGTGACGGCAGCGAATTCGGCGTCAATTTCTCCTATGCCGAACAACCGCAACCCAACGGTCTTGCCGAAGCCTTTATCATCGGTCGAGATTTCATCGGCAATGACAGCGTCGCAATGATATTGGGCGACAACATTTATTTCGGCGACGGCCTCTCGCGCATGTGCCGCGAGGCGGTTGCACGTCCAAGCGGGGCTTCAGTGTTTGCATATCATGTTGAAGACCCGCAGCGTTATGGCGTGGTGGAGTTCGACCGCAAGACGCAACGGGTGCTCTCTATCGAGGAAAAGCCCGAACAGCCCAAATCGAGCTGGGCAGTGACCGGACTTTATTTCTATGACAACAGCGTTGTCGATATCGCCTCCAAAGTGAAGCCTTCTTCGCGTGGAGAACTTGAGATCACCGCCGTGAACAACGCCTATCTGGAGCGTGGCGACCTACATGTACAGTTGCTGGGCCGCGGGTATGCCTGGCTCGACACCGGCACGCATGACAGTCTGCACGAAGCCTCGTCCTTTGTTCGCACCATCGAACACCGGCAGGGTATCAAAATCGCTTGCCCGGAAGAGATTGGCCTTGAGAATGGCTGGGTGGGCGTTGACCGCGTTCGGGCGCGCGCCGACAAGATGGGCAAGACAGAGTATGCGGCGTACTTGCGCCGCCGAGCAGCTGAGTTTAGCCAACAATGA
- a CDS encoding glycosyltransferase family 2 protein — MKPLTGQPSIVGVIVSYRPDVEVLRQLVEAVVNQVDRLLIVDNGMQVRADTAASEKIEIITLGDNLGIARAQNEGIARARSLGATHVLLLDQDSIPEADMVVKLLAALQSLETTGVSVACVGPNYQDDRHANAKPFVRLKYLHFKRQPCAGDLVEVDFLIASGCLITMSALDTVGPMADDLFIDYVDIEWGLRAQSIGLKSYGVCTASMRHALGDSAIRLGTKSIPVHSPLRQYYNVRNTLWLCRRDFISWQYRAALMLRLVYYAGFYTVLVPPRITRLRMMASGLYDGILNRMGKYRGKN, encoded by the coding sequence ATGAAACCACTTACAGGCCAGCCGTCCATTGTCGGTGTGATCGTCAGCTATAGACCTGATGTGGAGGTTTTGAGGCAACTTGTCGAAGCCGTCGTCAATCAGGTCGATCGCCTGCTCATTGTCGACAACGGGATGCAGGTGCGGGCTGATACCGCCGCGTCTGAGAAGATCGAAATCATCACGCTCGGCGATAACCTCGGCATAGCGCGGGCGCAAAATGAAGGCATCGCTCGAGCAAGGAGCCTTGGCGCAACGCACGTGCTGCTGCTTGACCAGGACAGCATCCCCGAAGCCGACATGGTAGTGAAGCTGCTGGCTGCTCTGCAGTCACTGGAAACCACCGGTGTCAGCGTGGCATGTGTTGGCCCCAACTATCAGGATGATAGGCACGCCAACGCGAAACCGTTTGTCCGGTTGAAGTATCTCCATTTCAAACGGCAGCCATGCGCCGGCGACTTGGTGGAAGTCGATTTTCTGATCGCGTCAGGTTGTCTCATCACGATGTCGGCGCTGGATACAGTGGGCCCGATGGCGGATGATCTGTTCATTGATTACGTCGACATCGAATGGGGTCTGCGGGCACAGTCCATTGGACTGAAGTCCTACGGCGTTTGCACGGCCAGCATGCGTCACGCACTTGGAGATTCCGCAATCCGACTGGGAACCAAAAGCATTCCGGTTCACAGCCCGCTTCGCCAGTATTACAATGTGCGCAATACGCTCTGGCTCTGCCGGCGCGACTTTATTTCCTGGCAATATCGCGCGGCTTTGATGTTGAGGCTGGTTTACTATGCAGGGTTCTACACTGTGCTGGTACCGCCGCGCATAACGCGCCTGCGTATGATGGCGTCCGGCCTCTATGACGGAATTTTGAACCGCATGGGGAAATATCGTGGCAAAAACTAA
- a CDS encoding glycosyltransferase, whose translation MAKTKALSRKAMDGWDITICIVTFRPDIAEVHATCTALVSALSAIPHLTAKLFIIDNSPPDALAKGLPAALSGCEVEIIAGHGNIGFGAANNQVLGRTGTYHLVLNPDVEMDKSALAEAMAYMSATPDCGLISPQATWPDGRRQYLAKRFPEPFDLLIRGFAPLWLRKLFEARLSRYEMRRETDAEKPFAAPIVSGCFMFFRGNLFEKLRGFDPRYFLYFEDFDLSLRASECTKVIHLPAVKIVHGGGNAASKGFWHIRQFLRSSWVFYSSHGLRES comes from the coding sequence GTGGCAAAAACTAAAGCGCTGTCCCGGAAGGCAATGGATGGATGGGATATTACAATCTGCATCGTCACGTTCCGGCCCGACATTGCTGAAGTCCACGCCACCTGTACCGCACTTGTCAGCGCCCTGAGTGCCATCCCTCACCTCACTGCAAAGCTCTTTATCATCGACAATTCGCCACCTGACGCGCTGGCCAAGGGTCTGCCGGCTGCACTTTCAGGATGCGAGGTCGAAATCATCGCCGGGCATGGCAATATCGGCTTTGGCGCGGCCAATAATCAGGTTCTGGGGCGCACCGGCACCTATCATCTGGTGCTCAATCCTGATGTTGAGATGGACAAGAGTGCTCTTGCCGAGGCCATGGCCTACATGAGCGCTACGCCTGATTGCGGCCTCATCTCGCCGCAGGCCACCTGGCCGGATGGACGGCGTCAATATCTGGCCAAGCGGTTCCCGGAACCCTTTGATCTGCTCATCCGTGGCTTTGCGCCACTATGGCTTCGCAAACTCTTTGAGGCGCGCCTGTCCCGCTATGAGATGAGACGGGAAACCGATGCCGAAAAGCCATTTGCAGCCCCTATCGTTAGTGGCTGCTTCATGTTTTTTCGCGGCAATTTGTTTGAAAAATTGCGCGGCTTCGACCCGCGCTATTTTCTTTACTTCGAGGATTTCGACCTGTCACTTCGCGCGTCAGAGTGCACCAAAGTGATCCATCTTCCGGCTGTCAAAATTGTCCATGGCGGTGGCAATGCCGCATCCAAGGGGTTTTGGCATATCAGACAATTCCTCCGCTCGAGTTGGGTTTTCTATTCGTCCCATGGGCTGCGTGAGTCATAA
- a CDS encoding TAXI family TRAP transporter solute-binding subunit, which produces MLVFGALALSLTAVPVKAQEFINVLTGGTSGVYYPLGVGLSEIYGKGIEGARTQVQATKASVENLNLLQQGKGEIAFALGDSVKLAAEGNKEAGYPGKLDKLRGIAAIYPNYIQIVANAESGIKTLADLKGKSLSVGAPASGTELNARAIFEAAGMKYEDLGKVEYLPFAESVELIKNRQLDATLQSAGLGVASIRDLATSLKINVVAVPASDVEKIGAPFLSVTIPAGTYDGQTEDVPTAAVGNFLVSHSDVSDETAYQMTKLLFENLPQLSAAHAAAKAIDPAKALVGMPIPLHPGAERYYKEAGILK; this is translated from the coding sequence ATGCTTGTGTTTGGTGCACTGGCGCTGTCGTTGACGGCGGTTCCCGTCAAGGCACAGGAATTCATCAACGTTTTGACCGGCGGCACGTCCGGAGTCTATTACCCGCTGGGAGTTGGACTTTCGGAAATCTACGGCAAGGGTATCGAGGGCGCGCGTACCCAGGTGCAGGCTACCAAGGCTTCGGTCGAGAACCTCAATCTGTTGCAGCAGGGCAAGGGCGAGATCGCCTTCGCGCTGGGTGATTCCGTAAAGCTGGCTGCAGAAGGCAATAAGGAAGCCGGCTATCCCGGCAAGCTAGACAAGCTTCGTGGCATAGCTGCTATTTACCCAAACTACATCCAGATTGTCGCCAACGCCGAATCGGGCATCAAGACGCTGGCGGACTTGAAGGGCAAGAGCCTGTCAGTTGGCGCTCCTGCTTCCGGCACCGAGCTGAATGCACGCGCCATTTTCGAGGCGGCCGGCATGAAGTATGAGGATCTGGGCAAGGTCGAATATCTGCCGTTCGCCGAATCGGTCGAGCTCATTAAGAACCGCCAGCTGGATGCCACGCTTCAGTCGGCAGGTCTTGGCGTTGCCTCTATCCGCGATCTGGCGACCTCGCTGAAGATCAATGTGGTGGCCGTGCCAGCGAGCGACGTCGAAAAGATCGGTGCGCCTTTCCTGTCGGTGACGATCCCTGCTGGCACTTATGACGGCCAGACTGAAGATGTGCCTACGGCTGCAGTTGGCAATTTCCTCGTCTCGCACTCGGACGTTTCCGACGAGACCGCCTATCAGATGACCAAGCTTCTGTTCGAAAACCTGCCGCAGCTTTCAGCTGCGCATGCGGCTGCAAAGGCTATCGATCCAGCAAAGGCGCTGGTCGGCATGCCGATCCCGCTACATCCTGGCGCCGAGCGTTACTACAAGGAAGCGGGCATCCTGAAATAG
- a CDS encoding TRAP transporter permease — protein MSEPAVMTSAAPVEVPHEGLPPGFGLGIAGKVAFSIAVVFSLFQLYTAAYGALPSQVVRSMHVGFLLLLGFGLIANLRAVSPLARSWFWGLGFLGFLTGVYNWVFYVDIIQRTGFLTRTDLVIGTLLIALVFEASRRIMGLPLALIAGIFLLYCFFGNYLPAPFIHRGYDFEQIIENFAFGTEGIYGTPIYVSAAYIFIFVVFATFLEKAGMIALFNDFALGLVGSWRGGPAQVSVLSSALMGTISGSGVANVVASGQFTIPLMKRFGFRPAFAGAVEATASMGGQIMPPVMGAVAFIMAETLNVPYADIVKAAIIPAMLYFGACFWQVHLESGKAGLGGLDKASLPNPWAAVRLHWPLLLPLAALVYLLFAGYTPIFAGTMGLALTVVLILGTPLAALIGPLAFRLVFWLAIGLGAASFMKYGVDILSLVILALLIACATFKGGRETIRICIESLAEGARNALPVGIACAIVGIVIGTLTLTGIASTFIGFIISIGKDQLFLSLVLTMLTCLVLGMGIPTIPNYIITSSLAGPALLELGVPLIVSHMFVFYFGIMADLTPPVALAAFAAAPIAKESGLKIGIQASKLAVAGFVVPFMAVYTPALMLQDAGPVAAAYGYPVEVAYILLKACLGIVLWGAAAVGFLFARMAVWERLMALAAGLLLVMALPTTDEAGFALAALCIGLHWWRSRKAVRAA, from the coding sequence ATGAGCGAACCTGCTGTCATGACATCTGCCGCGCCTGTCGAAGTGCCGCATGAAGGTCTGCCACCCGGCTTTGGCCTGGGCATCGCCGGCAAGGTCGCGTTTAGCATTGCCGTCGTATTCTCGCTGTTTCAGCTTTACACAGCCGCCTATGGGGCACTGCCTAGCCAGGTCGTGCGCTCCATGCATGTCGGCTTCCTGCTTTTGCTCGGGTTTGGACTGATCGCTAATCTGCGCGCGGTTTCCCCGCTGGCAAGAAGCTGGTTCTGGGGCCTTGGTTTTTTGGGCTTCCTCACCGGCGTCTACAATTGGGTGTTCTATGTGGACATCATCCAGCGCACCGGCTTCCTCACTCGGACCGACCTGGTGATAGGCACACTTCTCATTGCTTTGGTGTTTGAGGCGTCGCGCCGAATCATGGGTCTACCACTGGCGCTAATTGCCGGTATTTTCCTGCTTTATTGCTTTTTCGGCAATTATCTGCCGGCTCCCTTTATCCATCGTGGGTATGATTTCGAGCAGATCATCGAAAACTTCGCCTTCGGCACCGAGGGGATATACGGCACGCCGATCTACGTCTCGGCGGCCTACATCTTCATTTTCGTAGTTTTTGCCACGTTCCTCGAAAAGGCGGGCATGATTGCGCTGTTTAACGATTTTGCGCTCGGCCTCGTCGGCTCCTGGCGTGGCGGGCCGGCGCAGGTGTCGGTGCTGTCTTCGGCTTTGATGGGTACGATTTCGGGATCGGGTGTTGCCAATGTGGTAGCCAGTGGCCAGTTCACCATCCCGCTGATGAAGCGCTTTGGCTTTCGTCCTGCCTTTGCCGGCGCTGTGGAAGCGACCGCGTCGATGGGTGGCCAGATAATGCCCCCGGTCATGGGCGCTGTGGCGTTCATCATGGCCGAAACCCTTAACGTCCCCTACGCCGATATCGTCAAGGCGGCTATCATCCCGGCAATGCTCTATTTCGGTGCGTGCTTCTGGCAGGTCCATCTGGAGTCCGGCAAAGCCGGTCTTGGCGGGTTGGACAAGGCTTCGCTCCCCAACCCCTGGGCAGCCGTGCGCCTGCATTGGCCGCTGCTTCTGCCGCTTGCGGCGCTCGTATATCTCCTGTTTGCCGGGTATACACCTATTTTCGCGGGCACCATGGGTCTTGCCCTCACCGTAGTTCTCATCCTCGGAACGCCGCTGGCGGCACTCATCGGGCCGCTGGCTTTCCGCCTTGTTTTCTGGCTGGCGATCGGCCTGGGTGCCGCGTCTTTCATGAAATATGGGGTCGATATTCTGAGCCTCGTCATCCTTGCTTTGCTTATTGCTTGCGCCACGTTCAAAGGCGGGCGGGAAACTATCCGAATCTGCATCGAATCGCTGGCCGAAGGCGCACGTAACGCACTGCCTGTGGGCATCGCCTGCGCCATAGTCGGTATTGTCATTGGTACGCTGACGCTGACCGGTATCGCCTCCACCTTCATTGGCTTCATCATCTCCATCGGCAAGGACCAGCTATTCCTGTCGCTGGTGCTGACCATGCTCACCTGCCTGGTTCTTGGCATGGGCATCCCGACCATCCCCAACTACATCATCACCTCGTCGCTGGCGGGGCCGGCGCTGCTGGAACTCGGCGTGCCTCTCATTGTCAGCCATATGTTTGTTTTCTATTTCGGCATCATGGCAGACTTGACGCCACCGGTTGCGCTGGCTGCTTTCGCGGCAGCACCGATTGCTAAGGAGTCCGGTCTAAAAATCGGCATTCAAGCGTCGAAATTAGCCGTTGCAGGCTTCGTTGTACCCTTCATGGCTGTCTACACTCCGGCCTTGATGCTTCAGGATGCCGGACCGGTCGCTGCTGCTTACGGATACCCGGTCGAGGTTGCCTATATCCTGCTCAAGGCATGTCTGGGCATCGTGTTGTGGGGCGCCGCAGCGGTTGGGTTCCTGTTTGCTCGTATGGCAGTTTGGGAGCGGCTGATGGCCCTTGCGGCAGGCCTCCTGTTGGTAATGGCGCTACCGACCACGGATGAGGCGGGCTTTGCGCTTGCAGCGTTGTGCATTGGTTTGCACTGGTGGCGCTCGCGCAAGGCTGTCCGGGCCGCATGA
- a CDS encoding DUF1850 domain-containing protein, translating to MATTVFTLSWTHSVEKTRWEEDWKLKPAGLQIITARVKGSGAGMEPAPDAILVDGWWTYRPAVPIQNQLVLAASGATVSGWQICGGGKCRTIGTNADEPVVLKPCDG from the coding sequence ATGGCAACGACAGTCTTCACGCTATCCTGGACCCATTCGGTGGAGAAAACCCGCTGGGAGGAAGACTGGAAACTGAAGCCGGCCGGGCTGCAAATCATCACAGCCCGCGTAAAGGGTTCAGGCGCAGGCATGGAGCCTGCGCCTGACGCAATTCTAGTTGACGGGTGGTGGACTTATCGGCCCGCTGTGCCGATCCAAAACCAGCTCGTGCTGGCGGCTTCGGGGGCGACAGTGTCAGGCTGGCAGATTTGCGGCGGGGGAAAGTGCAGGACCATTGGCACAAACGCGGACGAACCGGTTGTGCTCAAGCCGTGTGACGGGTGA
- a CDS encoding YciE/YciF ferroxidase family protein, giving the protein MGFFSKDIKTLDDLFVHTLRDIYYAEKEIKKALPDMIEKATSTELKNGFEMHLRETEGHIDRLEQVFEMHGEKAKAVNCPAIDGILKEANEVAGDIDDKQVLDAALIAAAQAVEHYEMTRYGTLVEWAKQLGRDDCAAVLKKNLDEEKATDKKLTVLAESSVNLAAAE; this is encoded by the coding sequence ATGGGCTTCTTTTCGAAGGACATTAAAACTCTTGACGACCTTTTCGTACATACGCTGCGCGATATCTATTATGCAGAGAAAGAGATCAAGAAGGCGCTGCCGGACATGATCGAGAAGGCGACCAGCACGGAACTTAAAAACGGCTTCGAGATGCATCTGCGCGAGACCGAAGGACACATCGACCGCCTTGAGCAGGTCTTCGAGATGCACGGCGAAAAGGCCAAGGCGGTCAACTGCCCTGCCATTGACGGAATCCTGAAAGAAGCCAATGAAGTTGCTGGCGACATTGACGACAAGCAGGTGCTGGATGCAGCCCTCATCGCGGCCGCGCAGGCTGTGGAACATTATGAGATGACCCGCTACGGCACGCTTGTCGAGTGGGCGAAGCAACTGGGCCGCGATGACTGCGCGGCGGTGCTGAAGAAGAACCTCGACGAGGAAAAAGCCACCGACAAGAAGCTGACGGTTCTGGCCGAAAGCTCGGTCAATCTGGCTGCAGCTGAATAG